Proteins from a genomic interval of Candidatus Methanomethylicota archaeon:
- a CDS encoding carbon starvation protein A, which translates to MLSLIVILIGIIVYALVYRSYIKWYDKNVIMSDPKRATPAHTYMDGVEFFPTSRYILFGFQWKSIAALGPVLGPIIAIQWGWLPAFLWILFGNIFIGWIHDYGSLMVSVRSEGASFGPITYELISPRARTILLWYILWYIVLILSSFTNVVAGLFNTYPVTPIPVLIVTIVGMLAGYMTYKLKINIVYTTIIAVVIMFLGVWVGIMSPVIAPIPKDWVLDFWMVMTLLFCFLGAVLPIWVFIQPINYLSFYLVYSGVIGMILGVLVAHPNYEFPAITTFFDPKTTPSGPLWPMMFVTIACGAISGWHSLIGSSVSSKQLDSEPDAHFVAGGAMLAEGILALVALTTVAILRPEVALPLAPAVRFVTGGSTLLSYIGVPIAYAKAFAAIMLIILAITIMHIGLRITRLVLSDLAGPRFGGILRNKYVSAIVVSFIVWLVTSPHTGAAFSYIWGTFGGANQLMAGLALMIVSLWLTREKRPTIYTVIPMFFMIGTTISALIYLSYTGVTSYIANPMMIGAGIAATINIILLILAFFMCYEGVRAYRRIKTEIKK; encoded by the coding sequence ATGCTTTCATTAATAGTTATTCTCATTGGTATAATTGTATATGCCCTTGTCTACCGTAGCTACATAAAGTGGTATGACAAAAACGTTATAATGTCGGATCCGAAACGAGCGACACCAGCCCACACATACATGGATGGTGTGGAATTCTTCCCCACAAGCCGCTATATTCTATTTGGCTTTCAATGGAAGAGCATTGCCGCCTTAGGCCCCGTCCTAGGCCCCATCATAGCGATACAGTGGGGTTGGCTACCAGCCTTCCTATGGATACTCTTTGGAAATATTTTCATTGGATGGATTCATGATTATGGAAGCTTGATGGTGTCCGTGAGATCTGAGGGGGCTTCCTTCGGACCAATAACATACGAATTAATATCACCAAGGGCGAGAACAATACTACTTTGGTATATCTTATGGTATATAGTGCTAATTCTATCATCCTTCACAAATGTAGTTGCCGGCTTATTCAATACCTACCCCGTAACACCAATACCAGTACTCATAGTGACTATTGTGGGTATGCTGGCTGGTTATATGACATACAAGCTTAAAATCAATATCGTCTATACAACCATTATTGCTGTGGTTATCATGTTTCTTGGGGTTTGGGTTGGAATAATGTCACCAGTAATTGCTCCAATACCAAAGGATTGGGTTTTGGACTTCTGGATGGTTATGACACTTCTATTCTGCTTCTTGGGCGCAGTCCTACCAATATGGGTCTTCATTCAACCAATAAACTACCTTTCATTCTACCTAGTTTATAGTGGCGTAATAGGTATGATATTGGGAGTCCTCGTGGCACACCCAAATTATGAATTCCCAGCCATTACAACATTCTTTGACCCGAAAACTACGCCATCAGGACCATTATGGCCAATGATGTTTGTAACAATTGCTTGTGGAGCAATATCAGGTTGGCATAGTTTAATTGGCTCCTCAGTTTCATCAAAGCAATTGGATTCGGAACCAGACGCCCATTTCGTCGCTGGTGGTGCTATGCTGGCTGAGGGCATTCTAGCTCTAGTAGCTTTAACAACAGTTGCAATATTGCGACCTGAAGTTGCTCTACCCCTAGCTCCAGCAGTTCGTTTCGTAACTGGTGGTTCTACACTACTCAGCTACATTGGAGTTCCAATAGCTTATGCAAAAGCTTTTGCAGCAATAATGCTGATCATATTAGCAATAACTATCATGCATATAGGGCTTAGGATAACCAGATTAGTGTTATCTGATCTAGCTGGACCAAGATTTGGTGGAATACTTAGGAATAAGTATGTGAGTGCAATTGTAGTAAGTTTCATAGTGTGGCTGGTTACAAGCCCACATACTGGTGCAGCCTTCAGCTATATTTGGGGCACTTTTGGTGGAGCAAATCAACTTATGGCTGGATTGGCTTTAATGATAGTATCACTCTGGCTTACAAGGGAGAAGCGCCCCACAATATACACAGTGATCCCAATGTTCTTCATGATTGGAACAACGATATCAGCATTAATCTACCTCTCATACACTGGAGTAACATCCTACATAGCTAATCCAATGATGATTGGGGCTGGAATAGCTGCCACCATAAATATAATCCTACTGATACTGGCCTTCTTCATGTGCTATGAGGGTGTAAGAGCATACAGAAGGATAAAAACTGAAATTAAAAAATAA
- a CDS encoding ArsA family ATPase: MSLSFKEFIDSKPNLKYLFFGGKGGVGKTIVAAGAAYYLAEHLGKRVLISSTNPVHSLSSAFGQDIWGKGVQKIRDTKNLYAIEIDISDTIKRYKGEIREKIIAFLKYADIPVDPEPFIDIATTNPAFEESAMFDDMINIMLKGEFDAYVFDTAPVAHTYRLLGMSKVYDLWLHKMIESRKEALSLRVKLSFRKEKVMEEIKKDPLLVSLLSTREQIEKGRKLLTDSERTAFFFVTLPLALPIAVIERFIGWVKAFEIPIGGVIVNGVLPKEEFDLTNVSPYIANKIKEQEHYLEIIHNKFPGLVRAYIPLYETEVAGINMIARVAEALSKKW, from the coding sequence ATGAGTTTAAGTTTTAAGGAATTCATTGATTCAAAACCCAATTTGAAATACTTGTTTTTCGGTGGGAAGGGTGGTGTTGGGAAGACTATTGTTGCAGCTGGAGCCGCATATTACCTTGCTGAACATTTGGGGAAGAGGGTTCTGATATCCTCAACAAATCCAGTTCATAGTTTATCGAGTGCATTTGGGCAGGATATATGGGGGAAGGGGGTGCAGAAGATTAGGGATACGAAGAATTTGTATGCCATTGAGATAGATATTTCAGATACAATTAAAAGGTATAAGGGTGAGATAAGGGAGAAGATAATTGCATTCCTAAAGTATGCAGATATCCCAGTAGATCCAGAACCATTCATTGATATTGCCACCACAAATCCTGCATTTGAGGAATCTGCAATGTTTGATGATATGATAAATATCATGTTGAAGGGGGAATTCGATGCTTATGTTTTCGATACTGCACCAGTTGCACATACATATCGTTTGCTTGGTATGTCGAAAGTTTATGATCTTTGGTTGCATAAAATGATTGAGAGTCGTAAGGAAGCATTATCCCTTAGAGTTAAACTCTCATTTAGGAAGGAGAAGGTGATGGAGGAGATAAAGAAGGATCCACTACTAGTTAGCCTTCTATCAACGAGGGAGCAGATTGAGAAGGGGCGTAAACTATTAACTGATAGTGAGAGGACAGCATTCTTCTTCGTCACTCTACCCCTCGCACTCCCAATTGCAGTTATTGAGAGGTTTATTGGATGGGTTAAAGCATTTGAAATACCGATAGGGGGAGTTATCGTTAATGGAGTTCTCCCAAAGGAGGAGTTCGATCTAACAAATGTTTCACCATATATAGCTAATAAGATTAAGGAGCAAGAACACTACTTAGAAATCATTCACAACAAGTTCCCTGGACTTGTTAGAGCTTACATCCCACTCTACGAAACTGAGGTTGCTGGTATAAATATGATTGCTCGTGTTGCTGAAGCATTAAGTAAAAAATGGTAG
- a CDS encoding ArsA family ATPase encodes MSIRQYFESNPNIKYILFGGKGGLGKTTLSAATAYWLAKRGKKVIVFSTDPQASLTDIFERNIFGKGEVEIAPNLFALEIDADKRIAMYQEEIRRKIIEMYGEVPKEVDDYIKASAAEPAMAESATFDAMVELMTGGAYDYYIFDMMPHGHAIRFLSMAEILDRWVDKIVETRKKADEYGDVAAVLSGRGGLAQEDQILKELEFIRSRLDFVSNMMKDKEHTAFFYVLIPEQMPILDTKKALEMFSAFNIPLSGIIVNQVYPIELLNQPNVPPLLKNKILMQQKYMEIIRREFGPLIRGVVPMFDREPKGLEMISKVAEVLFG; translated from the coding sequence ATGTCCATTCGACAATATTTTGAATCCAATCCAAACATCAAGTACATATTGTTTGGGGGTAAGGGAGGGTTAGGGAAAACAACACTTTCCGCAGCAACAGCATATTGGTTGGCGAAGAGGGGGAAGAAGGTTATAGTATTTTCAACTGATCCTCAAGCCAGCCTCACAGATATATTTGAGAGGAATATTTTTGGGAAGGGGGAGGTTGAGATAGCTCCAAACCTCTTCGCTTTGGAAATTGATGCTGATAAGAGGATAGCAATGTATCAAGAGGAGATAAGGAGGAAGATTATTGAAATGTATGGGGAAGTGCCTAAGGAGGTGGACGATTATATTAAAGCATCTGCAGCGGAACCTGCAATGGCTGAATCAGCCACCTTCGATGCTATGGTGGAATTGATGACTGGTGGAGCATATGATTACTATATATTTGATATGATGCCACATGGACATGCAATTCGCTTTTTAAGTATGGCGGAAATTCTAGATAGGTGGGTTGATAAGATAGTTGAAACCCGTAAGAAGGCTGATGAATATGGGGATGTGGCTGCAGTTCTCAGTGGGAGGGGAGGGCTTGCTCAGGAAGATCAGATATTGAAGGAATTGGAGTTTATAAGGTCTAGATTGGATTTCGTTAGTAATATGATGAAGGATAAGGAGCATACAGCATTCTTCTATGTCTTAATACCGGAGCAAATGCCCATACTGGATACTAAGAAGGCTTTGGAAATGTTTAGTGCATTCAATATACCATTGAGTGGCATAATAGTGAATCAAGTCTACCCAATTGAATTGCTAAATCAGCCAAACGTTCCACCACTCTTGAAAAATAAGATATTGATGCAGCAGAAGTATATGGAGATAATAAGGAGGGAGTTTGGACCATTGATTAGAGGGGTTGTCCCCATGTTTGATCGTGAACCTAAAGGTCTTGAAATGATATCTAAAGTGGCTGAAGTCCTCTTTGGATAG
- a CDS encoding AbrB/MazE/SpoVT family DNA-binding domain-containing protein, with translation MSFRNIFIRFWQAINKVFMKIRVGKRGTIVIPKSIREKLGIEEGAVLELEVVEGGLLLKVGDLWQELRERGRNVEFDVDAF, from the coding sequence ATGAGTTTCAGAAATATTTTTATTCGATTCTGGCAAGCAATTAACAAGGTATTTATGAAGATACGTGTTGGAAAGCGGGGAACTATTGTCATCCCCAAGAGTATAAGGGAAAAGCTTGGAATTGAAGAGGGAGCTGTTTTAGAGTTGGAAGTTGTGGAAGGGGGACTTCTCTTAAAAGTGGGGGATCTCTGGCAAGAACTCAGGGAAAGAGGGAGAAATGTAGAATTCGACGTTGATGCATTTTGA
- a CDS encoding winged helix-turn-helix domain-containing protein, whose amino-acid sequence MSEGVKYKDLGDSLLIKALGDSPKIRIIDIFLTNPYFDFSKEELARELGMSKQTLYKNFKDLEELEIVKISRKVGRAVMYKINMEHPLVKRLNEIINEMSLKIAEKELEKQAKPISVG is encoded by the coding sequence ATGAGTGAGGGAGTCAAATATAAGGATCTTGGGGATTCATTACTAATAAAGGCTTTAGGAGATTCCCCAAAGATTAGAATAATTGACATTTTCCTTACAAACCCCTATTTTGATTTCAGCAAGGAAGAACTTGCAAGAGAATTGGGAATGAGTAAGCAAACCCTCTATAAGAACTTCAAAGATTTGGAGGAACTTGAAATAGTAAAGATTTCTAGGAAAGTAGGGAGGGCGGTAATGTACAAGATAAATATGGAGCATCCGCTGGTTAAAAGATTGAATGAAATCATAAATGAAATGTCTCTTAAGATTGCGGAAAAAGAATTAGAGAAGCAAGCAAAGCCTATTTCCGTAGGATAA
- a CDS encoding YdcF family protein: MEEYDLAIVLGSQVKKWDNRYFLAPHTELKARAAGIAYQRGVVKKFIISGGYNFGVRYDYSRILENPNFSFEAFALARWEKSEAQIIAEFLHEEYNVPLQDMLLEELSSTTEENVEFIKILLKRKTFNFAKRIGVLTLLPHMERALPLFKRANLNVKPIFAEELLVLEKYGVDKICEFYSIPSDKEAERMKRIEELISKCKELAQRFCSL, translated from the coding sequence TTGGAGGAGTATGATTTGGCAATTGTTTTGGGTTCTCAAGTTAAAAAGTGGGATAATAGGTACTTTTTAGCGCCTCATACGGAACTTAAAGCTAGAGCAGCTGGAATAGCTTATCAAAGGGGGGTTGTTAAAAAGTTTATCATTTCTGGTGGATACAACTTTGGAGTTAGATATGATTATAGCAGGATACTGGAGAATCCAAACTTTTCCTTTGAAGCTTTTGCTCTCGCAAGATGGGAGAAATCGGAAGCCCAAATAATTGCTGAATTTCTTCATGAGGAATATAATGTCCCCTTACAAGACATGCTCTTAGAAGAACTCTCATCAACCACTGAAGAAAATGTGGAGTTTATAAAAATCTTACTGAAAAGAAAAACCTTCAACTTTGCAAAGAGAATTGGAGTTTTAACACTCCTCCCCCACATGGAAAGAGCATTACCACTATTCAAAAGAGCCAATTTAAATGTGAAACCAATCTTCGCCGAAGAACTATTAGTCCTCGAAAAATATGGAGTTGATAAAATCTGCGAATTTTACTCAATACCCTCAGATAAAGAAGCAGAAAGGATGAAAAGGATAGAAGAGCTAATTTCAAAATGTAAAGAATTGGCACAGCGGTTTTGTTCACTTTGA
- a CDS encoding NEW3 domain-containing protein, giving the protein MGDFVYSVAMDLRLWCGAPSRVCFAGDVLSYDFSVSYVGPLPFVDVFLMVGDVPSGWGFRFVYGGYEVDAVRLMNKTSVNLVLMVYVPGDASPGSYDFHVVACYDYPPYKSYLNLRATVKPMVGGLVLSCLTPAKVVEAGGTVSFDVRVKYYGVRDEFRFSVPNLPSGWGVSFYYGLDEILLVSLNNGDEVTVRVKFSVPMDASVGDYNLTLNVYSKSVGECLNLMVRVKPSSIVSRGLKVSVDYPIVDVEAGRTVYFTLTIRNVGLMDEVVYLNLTDKPSGWSTTFRVAGKVVRGLLLPAGGSVNVAFEATPSPYINIGEHRFKVQVYSEDKVIVKDLTLIVNVIGSYSLSITFPEFPALYFTINSGESKSFTVTVTNTGFLNVTNVYVSVDVPSAIDWRVNVEPSKVLMLKPNDKVDFKVTIYVSTIVSAGDYFITVKAVSDQVSSTARDVRVSVTKPTEWGYIGFGIVLVALVLVVIVFRRFGRR; this is encoded by the coding sequence GTGGGTGATTTTGTTTATTCGGTTGCTATGGATTTGAGGTTGTGGTGTGGTGCTCCTAGTAGGGTGTGTTTTGCTGGTGATGTTTTGAGTTATGATTTTAGTGTGAGTTATGTTGGGCCTTTACCTTTTGTTGATGTGTTTTTGATGGTGGGTGATGTTCCTAGTGGTTGGGGGTTTAGGTTTGTTTATGGTGGTTATGAGGTTGATGCTGTTAGGTTGATGAATAAGACTAGTGTTAATCTTGTTTTGATGGTTTATGTTCCTGGGGATGCTTCTCCTGGATCTTATGATTTTCATGTGGTTGCATGTTATGATTATCCGCCTTATAAGAGTTATTTGAATTTGAGGGCTACTGTTAAGCCGATGGTTGGTGGTCTTGTTTTATCTTGTTTGACTCCAGCTAAGGTTGTTGAGGCTGGTGGCACTGTTAGTTTTGATGTTAGGGTTAAGTATTATGGTGTTAGGGATGAATTTAGGTTTAGTGTTCCGAATCTTCCCAGTGGTTGGGGTGTGAGCTTCTATTATGGTTTGGATGAGATATTGCTTGTGTCTCTGAATAATGGTGATGAGGTTACAGTTAGGGTTAAGTTTAGTGTCCCCATGGATGCTAGTGTTGGGGATTACAATTTAACTTTAAACGTATATTCTAAGAGTGTTGGTGAATGTTTGAATTTGATGGTTAGGGTTAAGCCTTCCTCCATTGTTAGTAGGGGGTTGAAGGTTTCTGTGGATTACCCTATAGTAGATGTGGAAGCTGGGAGAACAGTATACTTCACTTTAACCATAAGGAATGTTGGTTTAATGGATGAGGTTGTTTATTTGAATTTAACTGATAAGCCTAGTGGCTGGAGCACTACATTTAGGGTTGCAGGTAAGGTTGTTAGGGGATTATTATTGCCTGCAGGTGGAAGTGTTAATGTGGCTTTTGAAGCTACACCATCACCATACATCAATATAGGTGAGCATAGGTTTAAGGTTCAAGTGTACTCTGAGGATAAGGTGATCGTGAAGGATTTAACTTTGATTGTTAATGTTATTGGAAGTTACAGTCTATCCATAACATTCCCAGAATTTCCAGCATTATATTTCACAATAAATTCAGGTGAGAGTAAGAGTTTCACTGTAACTGTAACCAATACTGGATTTCTAAATGTGACTAACGTGTATGTGTCTGTGGATGTGCCATCAGCCATAGATTGGAGGGTTAATGTGGAGCCAAGTAAAGTTTTGATGCTTAAACCCAATGATAAAGTTGATTTCAAAGTAACCATTTATGTTTCAACAATAGTTTCTGCTGGAGACTACTTCATAACTGTAAAGGCAGTTTCAGATCAAGTTTCATCAACAGCTAGGGATGTTAGGGTTAGTGTGACAAAGCCGACGGAGTGGGGGTACATAGGATTCGGCATAGTTTTAGTGGCATTGGTGCTGGTTGTAATTGTTTTTAGGAGGTTTGGGAGGAGATAG
- a CDS encoding ABC transporter ATP-binding protein has translation MSVIIETENLTKIYRVGGREIRAVDNLNLKVYEGDVFGYLGPNGAGKTTTILMLLGLIMPTSGGGRVCGYDIIRESRKVRSVVGYVPEKYSFYEDMTAYDNLRYFAKLNGIPDGEIDDRIRRALEIVELQDRAGSLVATFSRGMKQRLALANTLIKNPKLIFLDEPTAGLDPYATASFRELMRKLNREFKTTIFISSHMLHEVRQLCNRIGFLNEGKLIAVDTIDEFLRKAGVRIVLEVVGGGDEVIKVIEGVNGVNRVLKRDEGIVVYAGSDVRLEIVDLVMKMGLKILTVKVEPPTLEEVFFTIYGGGVR, from the coding sequence TTGAGCGTAATAATTGAAACTGAGAATTTAACGAAGATATATCGTGTTGGTGGTAGGGAGATTAGAGCAGTTGACAATTTAAATTTGAAGGTTTATGAGGGAGATGTATTTGGATATCTAGGACCTAATGGTGCAGGTAAAACGACAACAATACTAATGCTACTTGGATTGATAATGCCCACAAGTGGTGGTGGAAGGGTTTGCGGATACGATATCATAAGGGAGTCTAGGAAGGTTAGGAGTGTGGTTGGATATGTGCCGGAGAAGTATAGCTTCTACGAGGATATGACTGCATATGATAATTTAAGGTATTTTGCAAAACTCAACGGCATCCCAGATGGGGAGATTGATGATAGGATAAGGAGGGCATTGGAGATCGTGGAGCTTCAAGATAGAGCTGGAAGTCTCGTAGCAACATTTTCACGTGGAATGAAGCAGAGACTCGCATTAGCCAACACTCTAATAAAGAATCCAAAACTAATATTCTTAGATGAACCTACAGCTGGATTAGACCCATATGCCACGGCAAGCTTCAGGGAGCTTATGAGGAAGCTGAATAGGGAATTTAAAACTACAATATTCATTTCAAGTCACATGCTACATGAAGTGAGGCAATTATGTAATAGGATTGGATTCCTAAATGAAGGTAAACTAATAGCTGTGGATACAATTGATGAATTCCTAAGGAAGGCTGGTGTAAGGATAGTTTTGGAGGTTGTGGGTGGAGGTGATGAGGTGATTAAGGTGATAGAGGGGGTTAATGGTGTAAATAGAGTTTTGAAGAGGGATGAGGGGATAGTGGTTTACGCTGGAAGCGATGTTAGATTGGAAATTGTGGATTTAGTTATGAAGATGGGTTTAAAAATACTTACAGTAAAGGTTGAGCCACCCACATTGGAGGAAGTATTCTTCACAATTTATGGTGGAGGTGTAAGATGA
- a CDS encoding ABC transporter permease, producing MSLKTVMMKEFSDNVVSKRFIILFSFLTLISIISAFASRYYTGTYGLTFSQLITLTSASIIPLISKIGPLIGIMLGFDSISKEIEKGSIILLLSCPIYRDTILNGKILGGVLTIALAISTSIMVSTGVIMAVIGIMPTTDEAIRLIIYLIASIIYISMYMAISVYTSIATKNTSMSLLISIIVWLTFTQLIYNASNAISALIPEILSETRLKVLTAIRMITPDQHYNNFSMNILNAKMALDPFGIFPRGAPPGRSLTIIESLAISWPNLAIITSILIAFIAASYIKFLREEVRC from the coding sequence ATGAGTTTAAAGACAGTTATGATGAAGGAATTCTCAGATAACGTGGTGAGCAAAAGATTCATAATACTATTCTCATTCCTCACCCTGATATCGATCATATCAGCCTTCGCATCAAGATACTATACTGGAACTTATGGGTTAACATTCTCACAGCTAATCACACTTACAAGTGCATCAATAATACCATTGATAAGTAAGATAGGCCCATTAATAGGGATAATGCTTGGCTTCGACTCAATAAGCAAGGAAATTGAGAAGGGGTCAATAATACTGCTCCTCTCATGCCCAATATACAGAGATACAATATTGAATGGTAAGATACTTGGGGGAGTATTGACAATAGCTTTAGCAATATCCACATCAATAATGGTATCCACTGGAGTGATAATGGCAGTTATTGGGATAATGCCAACCACAGATGAAGCCATTAGGCTAATAATATACTTGATAGCCTCAATAATATATATTTCAATGTACATGGCAATCTCAGTATATACATCAATAGCCACAAAAAACACTTCCATGTCACTACTAATATCCATAATAGTTTGGCTTACATTCACACAGCTAATATACAATGCTTCAAATGCAATTTCAGCATTAATACCGGAGATACTTAGTGAAACAAGGCTTAAAGTTCTCACAGCAATAAGGATGATTACACCAGACCAACACTACAACAATTTCAGCATGAACATTCTAAATGCTAAGATGGCTTTAGACCCATTTGGAATATTCCCAAGGGGGGCGCCGCCTGGAAGATCCCTAACCATAATTGAAAGCTTAGCAATATCATGGCCAAACCTAGCAATAATAACATCAATACTAATAGCATTCATAGCAGCATCCTACATAAAATTCCTAAGGGAAGAAGTGAGATGTTAA
- a CDS encoding branched-chain amino acid ABC transporter permease: protein MESISWLLDIIAFFAAYLIVTLALNLQYGYTGIPNFGLALSVATGAYVTGALAGRIGMWICGIRSDLDYIMYNAMITSMINSAVKYDPLKGLAIFLLTIIIVVIISAIIGFIASYPAIRLRADYLIMVLIAMAEAARIIGLNYTPLVGGTTWVSVPNVFIWMGDIASQFLIILILTISILIFLFLQYVVSSPYGRLIKAVRENELTAECVGKDVVKVKIQIMMLGSAIAGIAGSLWSFYCGTVIAAAYTRTDWTFWPWLMAMIGGMGNNIGALVGVATVIIFRRVITYYKYSLEAYIPFSVVWLEQILLALALILVMMFRPQGILPEKPAKPKIKKTPQK from the coding sequence ATGGAAAGTATAAGCTGGCTACTTGATATCATAGCATTCTTTGCCGCCTACCTAATAGTTACATTGGCGTTAAACTTGCAATACGGATATACTGGTATACCAAACTTTGGATTAGCATTATCTGTAGCTACTGGAGCCTACGTTACTGGTGCGCTGGCTGGTAGAATTGGGATGTGGATATGTGGTATAAGAAGCGATTTAGACTACATAATGTATAATGCCATGATTACAAGTATGATTAATAGTGCTGTGAAGTATGACCCTTTAAAGGGTTTAGCAATATTTCTCTTAACAATTATCATAGTGGTAATTATAAGTGCAATCATAGGTTTTATAGCCTCATACCCTGCCATAAGATTGAGAGCTGATTACCTCATAATGGTTTTAATAGCTATGGCTGAAGCTGCTAGGATCATAGGGTTAAATTACACCCCCCTTGTTGGAGGAACAACATGGGTTTCAGTTCCAAACGTATTCATATGGATGGGTGACATAGCATCCCAATTCCTAATAATACTAATACTGACAATTTCAATACTAATATTCCTCTTCCTTCAATACGTTGTTTCATCGCCTTATGGGAGATTAATAAAGGCTGTTAGAGAAAATGAACTTACGGCTGAATGTGTTGGAAAGGATGTTGTGAAAGTTAAAATTCAGATAATGATGTTGGGGTCAGCGATTGCTGGTATTGCAGGTTCCCTCTGGAGCTTCTATTGTGGCACAGTGATAGCTGCCGCGTACACCAGAACCGACTGGACTTTCTGGCCTTGGTTAATGGCCATGATTGGTGGAATGGGGAATAATATTGGAGCATTAGTGGGCGTAGCCACAGTAATCATATTTAGACGAGTCATAACATACTACAAGTATTCACTTGAAGCATACATACCATTCTCGGTTGTCTGGCTTGAACAAATACTACTAGCCCTAGCACTCATACTAGTGATGATGTTCCGCCCCCAAGGAATACTACCCGAAAAACCTGCAAAACCAAAAATAAAGAAAACCCCACAAAAATAA
- a CDS encoding branched-chain amino acid ABC transporter permease, whose translation MIPSALIEDALVYANLLLMLTVGFTLTYLIAKIPNFAHGEFAGIGVYITFTVAQVWRSNPYVAVPIAFLISAFSGALIYNGVLRTLKRFGGTMISLTISTLAMQIMISALLEIYADYLYPIAGAYSRLFLFRHLDFEFIGLPGVLIVSTIFLIALITLLHSMLTKTKFGISLRAVVEDPSLASILGVNVELACTISWMLTAGIAGIAGSLLPLWFQGHPYTGSMLLTSVFAASILGGISSIYGAMIGAYIVGLTEIFGTYLLAQTFGAHLTAYRSLIPLTVLCIVLLIFPRGITGLIEDIQARRASKAMAKFRGEQG comes from the coding sequence ATGATTCCATCAGCATTAATAGAAGATGCATTGGTATATGCAAATCTATTGCTCATGTTAACTGTTGGTTTCACTTTAACCTACTTAATAGCAAAAATACCCAATTTTGCTCATGGAGAATTTGCTGGTATTGGCGTTTACATAACATTTACTGTAGCTCAAGTTTGGAGGTCTAATCCATATGTGGCTGTACCAATAGCCTTCCTAATATCTGCATTCTCCGGCGCCCTCATATACAATGGCGTTTTAAGAACTCTGAAAAGGTTTGGTGGAACTATGATTTCATTAACCATATCAACGTTGGCTATGCAAATAATGATTTCCGCATTGCTAGAAATATATGCAGATTATCTATATCCAATCGCGGGAGCTTACTCTAGACTCTTCCTATTTAGACACTTAGATTTTGAGTTTATAGGATTGCCTGGAGTCCTTATAGTTTCAACAATATTCCTCATAGCTTTAATAACGCTTCTCCATTCAATGTTAACGAAAACTAAGTTTGGTATATCCCTTAGAGCTGTTGTTGAAGACCCAAGTTTAGCATCCATTTTGGGGGTTAACGTGGAATTGGCTTGCACAATTTCATGGATGTTAACTGCTGGGATAGCTGGAATTGCAGGATCACTGTTGCCTCTATGGTTTCAGGGGCACCCGTATACTGGAAGTATGCTATTGACCAGCGTTTTCGCGGCATCTATACTTGGAGGTATATCCAGCATTTATGGTGCAATGATCGGAGCATACATTGTAGGGTTAACCGAAATATTTGGAACATATCTCCTAGCTCAAACTTTTGGGGCACATTTAACTGCATATAGATCCCTGATACCCTTAACAGTATTATGTATCGTGTTATTAATCTTCCCAAGGGGGATAACTGGTTTAATAGAGGATATTCAAGCAAGGAGAGCTTCAAAGGCTATGGCTAAATTTAGGGGTGAACAAGGTTGA